A region of the Curvibacter sp. AEP1-3 genome:
CATCCACACCATTGCGCGCGAAGCCAAAATAGTGAGCTTCAATGCCCAGGTCATCGCGGCGCGGGCCGGCGACCATGGGCGGGAGTTTGCCGTGGTGGCCAATGTGCTCTCAGGCATCAGCGCCGAGATTGACAGGCTGACGAAGAAGGCCATGCATCTGTCAGATCGCAAGCAGCACGCGTAATTTCCCAATGAGGGCGCAGAACGTCTGGGCCTGCAGTTTGGGGCGATTTGATGAGCGCAGCGAGTATGAGCCCCGGGCTGCAGGCCCAGGCGGTCTGAGCCCTCTCCCCGTCTCCAGAGAGAACTCGGTGCGACTGGCCCCACAGCTTGGCGCTCAACCTCGCTGCGCTCACCAAATCGCGCCAGTCTGCGGAGCCAGCCCCCTGGCTACTTGGTGAACGTCACCGTCGCCTACACTGCGCGCCTATGCATAGTTTTGACGTGGTCATCGTAGGTGCCGGGGCTGCCGGCTTGTTTTGTGCCGGGATCGCCGGCCAGTTGGGCCTGAAGGTGCTGGTGCTGGACCACAGCGAAAAAGTGGCCGAAAAAATCCGGATCTCCGGCGGGGGACGCAGCAACTTCACCAACCTCGATGTGAGCGCGGCCAATTTCATCAGCGAGAACCCACGCTTTGCCAAGTCTGCCCTGTCGCGCTACACACCGGCGGACTTTGTTGCTTTGGTCAAAAAGCACGGCATCGCGTTCCACGAGAAGCACAAAGGCCAGCTGTTTTGCGACCGCTCCGCCGAAGACCTGATTGCCATGCTGCTCGCCGAATGCGCGGCAGGTGGCGTGGAGCGCTGGCAGCCCTGCGCCGTCAAAGCCATACGCTTTTCAGACTCCAGCACTCATGGAATGAGCGCGAGCAGCTATGAAATTGATAGTGATCGCGGCACCATCCATTGTGCAGCCGTGGTGATTGCCACGGGTGGTTTATCCATTCCCAAAATCGGCGCCACAGACTTCGGGTACCGCGTCGCCAAGCAATTCGACTTGCCTGTGGTCACGCCCCGCCCCGCGCTGGTACCGCTGACTTTTGACGAGGCGGCGTGGGCGCCGTTCGCGGAACTTTCCGGCCTGTCACTACCGGTCGAAATTGCCACGGGAGCCAAGAAAAACAGCATGTCATTCCGTGAAGACTTGCTGTTTACCCACCGCGGTCTGTCTGGCCCTGGCGTCCTGCAGATTTCCAGCTACTGGGCAGAGGGTACCCCCATCCGCCTCAATTTGGCACCCACTGTGAACTTGGCGCACCATTTGATGGAGGCCAAAGGCACCTCCCGCAAACGCATTGCCAATGAACTGGCGGGCATCGTCCCTAGCCGATTGGCTGACACCTGGGTCAGCCAGGGCCAGGCCTGGGGCCACGACTGGCAGCGCCCCGTGAATGAAGCCAGCGACAAAGCGCTGAACGCATTGGCCGAGCGTCTTTCCCGCTGGGAACTTACGCCCACCGGCACCGAGGGCTATCGAAAGGCTGAGGTCACGGCCGGCGGCGTGGACACCAAAGTGCTCTCCAGCCAGACCATGGAAAGCAAACAGCCCGGCCTTTTCTTTATAGGTGAAGTTACGGATGTAACGGGCTGGCTGGGCGGATACAACTTCCAATGGGCTTGGGCAAGTGCATTTGCGTGCGCTCACGGCTTGGCAGGCCGCCTGAAGACGCTATAATCGCGGGCTATTCTGGCAGAACCCCCGTCGGCCAATACTAGTTAAAGACGGGGAAACCGCCGAGCGAGGCATGTGGGGCCCGATCTTCCCCCAAGCAATCCGCCGGCATATTTTGGAATTCATTACGTAATGACAACGATCCGTGTAAAAGAAAACGAACCCTTTGACGTAGCACTGCGTCGCTTCAAGCGCACCATAGAAAAGTTGGGCTTGCTGACTGACCTGCGTGCACGCGAGTTCTACGAGAAGCCCACTGCCGAGCGCAAGCGCAAGAAGGCAGCTGCTGTGAAGCGCAACTACAAGCGCATCCGCAGCATGCAACTCCCTAAGAAGCTGTACTAAGCTTCGCGGCACGGTCGCTCTCACGAGCCACCCAGCCCACACAAGCTCGCCTGGGGACGCTCCGGCGGGCTTTTTTCATTTTGACCCCACACTTTTGTTCCACTCTCAGGAAGCAACGCTATGTCCCTCAAAGACCAGATCACCGAAGACATGAAAACTGCCATGCGCGCCAAAGACAGCGAGCGCCTGGGCACCATCCGCCTGCTGCTGTCGGCGATGAAACAGAAAGAGGTGGATGAGCGCGTGGTGCTGGACGACGCCATGGTGGTGGCCATCGTCGACAAGCTGATCAAGCAGCGCAAAGACAGCATCGAAGCCTTCAAAAAAGCAGAGCGTGCGGATCTGGCGGACAAGGAAGAAGCCGAAATGAAGGTCCTGCAAACTTACCTGCCCCAGCGCATGAGCGCCGATGAGGTCCTGGCCGAAGTCAAGGCCATCGTAGCCGAACTGGGAGCCTCCGGCCCCGGCGACATGGGCAAGGTGATGGGCGTGGTCAAAACCAAGTTGGCTGGCAAAGCCGAAATGGGCGCCGTGTCAGCCGCAGTCAAGGCAGCACTGGCAGGCTAAGGCAGTACTTTGACCGTGGTCGCGACTGACCCTGTCAATACTTGTTTGGGATTCAGGTTGTCGACAAAATCCAGCTTGAGCGCGTAATCCCCGGGCGGAGGGGCCAACCAGGTTTCGGTTTGGCCCTCCGCAAACTCCATTTCTGCCACAGCTCCCGACTTGCTGGTGACTGTGAGTTTGAAATGCCCCGTGCCTTTTTCCTGTTGCGCCACATGCGCAACATTCAGGCCCGATGCATGGAATTGCACACGGAATGGGCCTTTTTGCTCAGCCCCGGCCAGCATCAAGGACAGACCTGGCTGAACCAAAGACTTCGGGTCTACGGTACTCTTTTTGGTGATCGTGACCTTCATCGGCTTGCTGTACACAAAATGAGGCAGGTGCTTGTTATCAGCCAAGAGCATCCGCAGCGTGTACGTCCCCGGCTCCAGGGTGAGCACGGTTTCCATCTGCCCTTTGCCGAAATGGATGTATTGCTCGTTGAAAGGCAATGCTGCCTTGAAATCCAGTGGCAAGTCACGGTTCACCAGCAGATGGTGATGGCCACTTTTGCCCCCTATGGGTTTGGAAATCGGAGCGAGACCCCACCCGCCTGACAAACCGAACTTCAACACAAACGGGGTTTCAATGCTGTCGCCGGATTTGAGGTTGGTGAAGTAGGCTTCCGTATTCCCGGCAGGCATGGGGGCTTGCCAAGGATGCAAGGCACGGGCAGAGCTCAACGGTGTTTGGAACACACCGTACTTGCAGCAAGCAGGGCAAGTACGCCCACACCAAATGCCGATCGACGCATGAAAACCCCCTTAGCTACCGGCCACCTTCATCCGGTTGAGCAGAATGGAACCTACGGTCTTCGCGCCGTAGTTGTAGGTATCGGCGCCCACCGCTTCGATGCCCTTGAGCATGTCTTTCATGTTGCCAGCGATAGTGATTTCATGCACCGGGTAAGCAATGCGGCCATTCTCCACCCAGAAGCCGCTGGCGCCGCGGGAATAGTCACCAGTAACGTAATTCACGCCCTGGCCCATCAACTCGGTCACAAACAGACCGGTGCCCAGCTTTTGCAACATGGCATCCAGGTTGTCGCCTGCTTTGGTCAGGCGCGAGGTAAAGGTCAAGTTATGCGAACCACCGGAATTGCCGGTCGTGCGCATACCCAGTTTACGGGCGGAGTAGCTGCTCAAGAAATAGCCTTGCACACGACCGGCATCCACCACCTTGCGGGGGCGCACGCGCACGCCTTCGTCGTCAAAGGGCGAGCTGCCTTTGCCGCGCAGTACAAAAGGGTCTTCCCGAATGTCGATGTGTTTGGGCAGCACTTGCTTGCCCAAAGAATCCAGCAGGAAAGTGCTCTTACGGTACAGGGCGCCGCCGCTTACCGCTTGCACAAAGGCACCCAACAAACCGGCGGCCAAAGGCGACTCAAACAACACCGGGCACTCCACCGTGGCGATTTTGCGGGCCTTGAGGCGGCTCAACGCGCGCTCTGCGGCATAGCGGCCCACCGCCTGTGGGGACGCCAGCTCATCGGCCGAGCGCATGGAGCTGTACCACGCATCGCGCTGCATGTCCTTGCCCTTGCCGGCAATGGGAGACACAGAGAACGAATGGCGTGAAGAGGCGTAGCCGCCCCGGAAGCCGCGGGTATGTGCACTGAAAAAATGCGATTGCTGTGCGGACACCGCAGCGCCTTCACTATTGGTGATGCGCTTGCTCACACCCAGCGCTGCTGCTTCGCACTCCAAAGCCAAAACGGCAGCTTCTTCACTGGTCACGGCCCAGGGAAAAAACAGGTCCAGATTCCGCTCGCGCTCGTCGACGGGGACGATGTCGTCTGCATCCGGCAGGCTGGCGAAAGGGTCTTCAGCAGTGAAGCGGGCAATGTCGTAGGCCGCACGCACGGTTTGTTCAATCGCCGCATCCGAAAAGTCGGAAGTGCTCGCATTGCCACGGCGGTTGCCGATGTAGACGGTCACACCCAGAGATTTGTCGCGGTTGCGCTCCACATTTTCCAGCTCGCCATTGCGCACCGAAACGCTCAAGCCACAGCCTTCGGACACTTCGGCGCCTGCATCGCTGGCGCCCAGTTTTTTGGCATGAGCCAAGGCAGCGTCTACACGGGTTTCAAAAAAAGCCCGGGTGTACGCAAAGCCGCTGTCGGCGGGTTTGGTGGATTCAAGGGAAGACTGGGGACGGGCGGAGGTGGGTTTCTTCATGGCGACGGCTATGATACTTGGCTATGTCACGCAAACTAAAAAAGGGCTATTACGTCCGGGGCTTGTTCGTTGCCGAAGGCAGCGCACTCGACTTGGAGTACAAGCGCGAACTCAAGGGCACGGATGAACCGACCCGCACCGATCTCAAAAAAGAAAGCGATGCATTGCAAAAGCTGGGTGAAGACCTGCTGACGCTGCGCGCAGAACTTCTGACCAAGTTGGAGCTTCCCGACAAACTGGTGGATGGCGTGGCCGAGGCCAAACGCATCACCAATTTCGAGGGCAAACGCCGCCAGATGCAATTCATCGGCAAGCTGATGCGCAAGCTCGATCCCGCCAAATGGGACGAGATCCGTGCCGCGCTGGAAGAACAGCATATGCCCTCTGTGCAGGAAACCATGGTGCTGCACCAGGCCGAGCAATGGCGCGACCGGTTGATTGCCGACGACGATGCCGTGGGCCAGTGGCTCAACATCAGCCCCGACACCGACAGCCAGCAGTTGCGCGCGTTGGTTCGCCAAGCGCGCAAAGATGCCAAGCCAGAAAAGCCGGGTGAAGCCGTTCGCCATGGCCGCTCGTACCGCGAAATTTTCCAACTCGTGCGAGAAGCGCTGCTTGCGAATCAGGAAGCGTCGCAATCCGCGGCGGCAGACAACGACGTAGAAGACGGAGATGAAGATTGAGCAGCGCTGCGTTGGATGAAGTCCGCATCGGTATTGTCTCTATCAGCGACCGCGCATCGGCTGGAGTGTATGAAGACAAAGGCATTCCCGCCCTGAAGGAATGGGTGCTGCGTGCCGTGCAAAACCCCGTGGTGTTTGAGGCCCGCCTGATCGCGGACGACCAGCAGACCATTCAGGACACCCTGATTGCGCTGGTGGATGCGCGCTGTGCCTTGGTGCTCACTACCGGTGGCACAGGCCCTGCCCTGCGCGACGTGACGCCTGAGGCCACGCTGGCTGTGGCACACAAGGAAATGCCGGGATTCGGCGAGCAGATGCGCGCTATCAGCCTGAACTTTGTGCCCACAGCGATTCTGTCGCGTCAGGTCGCCGTCATCCGCGACCAGACCCTCATCATCAACCTGCCCGGCCAACCCAAAGCCATTGCAGAAACGCTGGAAGGTGTGAAGGATGCCGAGGGCAAGCAAGTTGTACCCGGTATCTTTGCCGCAGTGCCTTACTGCGTAGACCTGATCGGTGGCCCCTACATCGACACCGTAGACGGCGTCTGCAAGGCCTTCCGCCCCAAAAGTGCTATTCGCCCTCCACGGAACTGAGGAAGATCTTCGTTTCGAAAAGCGTCACCTTCCCGGTGCGCGTGCCTTGACCCAAAAATACCGCAGAATCGGCTCCGCCAGCCTGCAGGTGTTACCCCCTGCAAGGGAGAAGCGGCAAAGCCGCTCGGGGGTGAGCCCTACTTCCCAATCAGCTCATTAATTTTCGCGGCCTCAAAGCACTCTTTGCGCGCGGCGTCTTTGGGCACGCAATCGCTGTCTGCCAAACGGGCTGAAAGTTGCTCCACGGCCTTCCAAAGCATGGCAATCTGGTGGTCCTGACCGGAAGCGCTATCTACCAAGCCGCGCAAAGCTTGACTTACCGGATCGTCGTCCTGGGTGATGCCATAGGCGGTGAACTTGCGATCTTGCGTGGTTACATCCGCGCTCATACCCTCTTTGCTGGGGATGATGCGTGCCGGTATGCCCACCGCCGTGGCACCGGCCGGCACGGGTTTGATCACGACGGCATTGCTGCCGATCTTGGCGCCATCGCCCACCTCAAACCCGCCCAATACTTTGGCTCCCGCGCTGACGACCACGTCTCTGCCGAGTGTGGGATGGCGCTTGGCGCCCTTGTACAGACTGGTGCCACCTAGGGTCACGCCTTGGTAAATCGTGCAGCCATCGCCGATT
Encoded here:
- the rpsU gene encoding 30S ribosomal protein S21; this translates as MTTIRVKENEPFDVALRRFKRTIEKLGLLTDLRAREFYEKPTAERKRKKAAAVKRNYKRIRSMQLPKKLY
- a CDS encoding DUF4399 domain-containing protein; this translates as MFQTPLSSARALHPWQAPMPAGNTEAYFTNLKSGDSIETPFVLKFGLSGGWGLAPISKPIGGKSGHHHLLVNRDLPLDFKAALPFNEQYIHFGKGQMETVLTLEPGTYTLRMLLADNKHLPHFVYSKPMKVTITKKSTVDPKSLVQPGLSLMLAGAEQKGPFRVQFHASGLNVAHVAQQEKGTGHFKLTVTSKSGAVAEMEFAEGQTETWLAPPPGDYALKLDFVDNLNPKQVLTGSVATTVKVLP
- a CDS encoding GatB/YqeY domain-containing protein: MSLKDQITEDMKTAMRAKDSERLGTIRLLLSAMKQKEVDERVVLDDAMVVAIVDKLIKQRKDSIEAFKKAERADLADKEEAEMKVLQTYLPQRMSADEVLAEVKAIVAELGASGPGDMGKVMGVVKTKLAGKAEMGAVSAAVKAALAG
- the pmbA gene encoding metalloprotease PmbA; amino-acid sequence: MKKPTSARPQSSLESTKPADSGFAYTRAFFETRVDAALAHAKKLGASDAGAEVSEGCGLSVSVRNGELENVERNRDKSLGVTVYIGNRRGNASTSDFSDAAIEQTVRAAYDIARFTAEDPFASLPDADDIVPVDERERNLDLFFPWAVTSEEAAVLALECEAAALGVSKRITNSEGAAVSAQQSHFFSAHTRGFRGGYASSRHSFSVSPIAGKGKDMQRDAWYSSMRSADELASPQAVGRYAAERALSRLKARKIATVECPVLFESPLAAGLLGAFVQAVSGGALYRKSTFLLDSLGKQVLPKHIDIREDPFVLRGKGSSPFDDEGVRVRPRKVVDAGRVQGYFLSSYSARKLGMRTTGNSGGSHNLTFTSRLTKAGDNLDAMLQKLGTGLFVTELMGQGVNYVTGDYSRGASGFWVENGRIAYPVHEITIAGNMKDMLKGIEAVGADTYNYGAKTVGSILLNRMKVAGS
- the mog gene encoding molybdopterin adenylyltransferase yields the protein MSSAALDEVRIGIVSISDRASAGVYEDKGIPALKEWVLRAVQNPVVFEARLIADDQQTIQDTLIALVDARCALVLTTGGTGPALRDVTPEATLAVAHKEMPGFGEQMRAISLNFVPTAILSRQVAVIRDQTLIINLPGQPKAIAETLEGVKDAEGKQVVPGIFAAVPYCVDLIGGPYIDTVDGVCKAFRPKSAIRPPRN
- a CDS encoding NAD(P)/FAD-dependent oxidoreductase, whose amino-acid sequence is MHSFDVVIVGAGAAGLFCAGIAGQLGLKVLVLDHSEKVAEKIRISGGGRSNFTNLDVSAANFISENPRFAKSALSRYTPADFVALVKKHGIAFHEKHKGQLFCDRSAEDLIAMLLAECAAGGVERWQPCAVKAIRFSDSSTHGMSASSYEIDSDRGTIHCAAVVIATGGLSIPKIGATDFGYRVAKQFDLPVVTPRPALVPLTFDEAAWAPFAELSGLSLPVEIATGAKKNSMSFREDLLFTHRGLSGPGVLQISSYWAEGTPIRLNLAPTVNLAHHLMEAKGTSRKRIANELAGIVPSRLADTWVSQGQAWGHDWQRPVNEASDKALNALAERLSRWELTPTGTEGYRKAEVTAGGVDTKVLSSQTMESKQPGLFFIGEVTDVTGWLGGYNFQWAWASAFACAHGLAGRLKTL
- the yjgA gene encoding ribosome biogenesis factor YjgA, which translates into the protein MSRKLKKGYYVRGLFVAEGSALDLEYKRELKGTDEPTRTDLKKESDALQKLGEDLLTLRAELLTKLELPDKLVDGVAEAKRITNFEGKRRQMQFIGKLMRKLDPAKWDEIRAALEEQHMPSVQETMVLHQAEQWRDRLIADDDAVGQWLNISPDTDSQQLRALVRQARKDAKPEKPGEAVRHGRSYREIFQLVREALLANQEASQSAAADNDVEDGDED
- the cysE gene encoding serine O-acetyltransferase; this encodes MFARIRSDIQCILDRDPAARSTWEVITCYPGLHAVVLHRPAHWFWNHGLKWLGRFTSHIARFLTGIEIHPGAKLGERVFFDHAMGTVVGETAEIGDGCTIYQGVTLGGTSLYKGAKRHPTLGRDVVVSAGAKVLGGFEVGDGAKIGSNAVVIKPVPAGATAVGIPARIIPSKEGMSADVTTQDRKFTAYGITQDDDPVSQALRGLVDSASGQDHQIAMLWKAVEQLSARLADSDCVPKDAARKECFEAAKINELIGK